From one Microbacterium sp. 10M-3C3 genomic stretch:
- a CDS encoding ATP-binding protein encodes MTNWYVITGGPSSGKITTVNLLRDRGSTTTIEHARHYLDLQRIAGRTVEEVRAKQREFERGVLDMRLAEEAALDPATTVFLDRAIPDSLAYYRFLQFESDPILVAALEQVDYRTTFILDLLPLAPDYARTEDTAAQQRIHHLLTEVYAALPFPIAHVPVLGAQPSGRPMSHSRKRGAGRS; translated from the coding sequence GTGACCAACTGGTACGTGATCACGGGTGGGCCGAGCTCAGGGAAGATCACCACCGTGAATCTGTTGCGCGACCGCGGCTCCACGACGACGATCGAGCACGCCCGCCACTACCTTGACCTGCAGCGCATCGCCGGTCGCACCGTCGAGGAGGTCCGCGCCAAGCAGCGCGAGTTCGAGCGCGGTGTGCTGGACATGCGGCTCGCCGAGGAAGCCGCCCTCGATCCGGCCACGACGGTGTTTCTGGACCGGGCCATCCCAGACTCGCTGGCCTACTACCGCTTCCTGCAGTTCGAATCCGACCCGATCCTGGTGGCCGCGCTCGAGCAGGTGGACTACCGCACGACGTTCATCCTGGACCTACTGCCGCTGGCGCCGGACTACGCCCGCACCGAGGACACCGCCGCCCAACAGCGGATCCATCACCTGCTCACCGAGGTATACGCGGCGCTGCCGTTCCCGATCGCGCACGTCCCAGTGCTCGGGGCGCAGCCGTCTGGCAGGCCCATGAGCCATTCCAGGAAGCGCGGCGCGGGGCGGAGCTGA
- a CDS encoding metal-sensitive transcriptional regulator, whose translation MAHGYVDDKQALLARLRRAEGQVRGIARMVDEDVYCIDILTQVSAVTKALESVALTLLEDHLGHCVAQATAEGGPVAAEKLREANAAIARLVRS comes from the coding sequence ATGGCACACGGATATGTCGACGACAAGCAGGCGCTGCTGGCGCGGTTGCGGCGCGCGGAGGGGCAGGTGCGCGGGATCGCGCGGATGGTCGATGAGGACGTGTACTGCATCGACATCCTCACCCAGGTGTCCGCGGTGACCAAGGCGCTGGAGTCGGTGGCGCTGACACTGCTGGAGGACCATCTCGGGCACTGCGTCGCGCAGGCGACCGCGGAGGGCGGCCCCGTTGCGGCGGAGAAGCTCCGTGAGGCCAACGCCGCGATCGCCCGGCTCGTGCGCTCCTAA
- a CDS encoding heavy-metal-associated domain-containing protein, with protein MTGQGFQDLGLQATSGGGCACCSPTSHGTGAKDTGTPVQRTAAGETVSAQFLVEGMTCSHCVRSVTEEVSAIEGVSDVAVDLHAGGVSTVTVSSAAPVDAERVRAAVEEAGYSLASAS; from the coding sequence ATGACCGGACAGGGTTTCCAGGACCTCGGCCTGCAGGCGACCAGCGGGGGCGGGTGTGCGTGCTGCAGCCCCACCTCCCACGGCACGGGAGCCAAGGACACCGGCACGCCGGTGCAGCGGACGGCGGCGGGTGAGACCGTGTCGGCGCAGTTCCTGGTGGAGGGGATGACCTGCTCGCACTGCGTGCGCAGCGTGACTGAGGAGGTCTCCGCGATTGAGGGAGTCTCCGATGTCGCGGTCGATCTGCACGCCGGCGGCGTGTCCACGGTGACGGTGTCCAGTGCCGCGCCGGTGGATGCGGAGCGGGTGCGGGCGGCGGTGGAGGAGGCCGGCTACAGCCTCGCCTCAGCATCATGA